CGCAATTCTTGAGGGATAACCAATTGTTCCTATATGATGGCTCAGAGCTTTATTTCTCTCTTTGAAATAATCTTTTGATATTTCTGAAACCTTTTTTTCAAGAACTGGGTTTCTGACAGAAAATTTACATGAAACTGCCAGATAATCAGAGTTTGATTTTTTTAAAATAGTCTTTATCTCTTCAGAATCAATATCTTCTAGTATATCTCCTCTGATAGATATTGCACCTTTAACTGAAAACGGGTGAAAAAGACCCGGACCTGAAATATTAATTGTGCAGATATCATTTTCAGGTTTTAAAAAAAGTTTGTTTAAAGGCTGAGATGTGCTTATTGCAAGTTTGCCTTTTATTCCTGTCTTTGAAAGAACTGATGAAATTCCCGTTTTGTTAGACAACTTTAATGTCTCTATTGCATCGTTTTTGATAAATGCAATATCAGTGTTTGTTCCCCCAACATCAATTCCTGTAAACATTATCAGTTATCTCCGGATTAGGCCTGAAAAAGCGGCTTATAATTGTAAAAACAAATTTTATGAAGTTATTTTTGAATAAGAATTTCAGATGTTTCAGACACGGTTATCATAAAAATCAGATATTTATTTTTATAACAACATACTCATTCAATATACGGTGTAGCTTCTCTCTTCATCGGTACAACATTTGCTCCTTCCATATTTCCAAGCGCCCACGAGTATCTCTTGCGAACACCTTCGGGTAAATCCTTCTCAGGCAACTCCTTAAATCCATAAACACTATAAAAATCAGTAAGATGTTTTACTGAGTACATGTAAAGGGTATCATTATGGCATGCCTCCACAAGAGCACTGACAGCCAGATGAGCATAGCCTCTTTTTCTAAACTCCTCGGGAGTGAATACCCCGTCAACCTCGTAGCTTATGGATGGTTTGTCAGGATGTTTTCTGCATCTTGCAACAGATACTAGCTGACTGCCAAGAAAAACTCCAAAAATACGATCTGTTTTTGGATCTCCGGTTGTTTCATGATAGTCAGTCCAGATTGTATTTGCCTTTATAAATTCAGAACTTTTTAATTCCCTAATATCAGGGATAATTCCTTTTTTACCAGATGTCTGAGGTTTTCCTGTATCAGTCAGGTTCATTCTTGCATTGCTTTCTTTCATAAAAAACTCCATTTAAATTATTCTATAACCTTCAGATGGAATTGAAAGTTCAAATCTGGCACCTTTACCCGGAATACCTGTCTCTTTAATTGAGATTTTTGTAATTGAAATTATGTCCTGCATCAGGAAAAGACCTCTTCCATAACTCTCATCAGAATCTCTCTTTAAAAGTTCTTCTTTGTCAGTTTCAGGAATACCTGGTCCGTTATCTTCATAAATAAGTGTACATCCATCAGGACTTAACTGATAGGTGATAATAATTTTTGTAACATCTCCTGCAAGGTTTGCAGAGTTATCAATTAAATGATAAAGTGCTTTTGAAAAATTTGGGTCTGCAAAAACCTCAAGCCTTTCAGTCCATGGTTTGAAATAAATCTTTTTGAGATCCACTTTCTCAGCGGCTTCATTTGCTGCATTCTGAACTGAAATCCATGTTGGAGGTTTTGTACCGATAGCACGAAAACCGCGTGAGATTCCAAGTTGTCTTTCAATTCCGTCTGCCGATTTTTTTACTTCCTCAATAAATGAGATAACATCCGGATCATTAAATCTTAAAGTTCCAAGCCTTAAAGTGCCATATAATACAGCAAGCTTTTTGGAAAGATCAGTTCTTATAATACCTGATAATGTATTGAGCTTTTTAGAAGTATTGCTTAGAGCAGATTCAGTCATTATAATATCAGTGATATCACGCATAGATTCAATGCCGGCAATTTTTTTTCCCGATTCATCTTTTACAGCCACAGAAGAAAGATTAAGGTATATACCGCTCTGGTCTCTAAAATGTGGAATTCTGACTTCTGCTGAGTATCTGCCGTCTTCATTTTTATAGTCAGGATACTGCTTTTCAATTCCTTTTTCTTCTGAAACAATATAATCAACAAGCATTGGAATTCTATCACCGTAAATTACCAAAGAGTGCTCATAGTTATTTTTCCCGATAATCTCTGATTTTTTTACATTTGTAAGCTTCTCAGCGGCTTTGTTCCATGCAGTAACTGTTCCGCTTTTGTCTATTATGAAAGTTGCATCAGGAAGTGATTCAATGATGTCATTTAACAGGTTTTCCGAATGCCTAAGATTTGAGGACAGGTATGAAACCAAAAATCCGACAAATAAAAATGAAAATGCTCCTGAAATTTTCAAAAAGTTTTTAGAAATATCTGTCCCCTGGGCAAAATCAGGTACTGATATAAAGTACATTAAAGAGAGAAATACCAAAAAAGGATAACATTTTCGCGGGAAAAAACTAGCTGAAATTATCAAAGGAAAGAAAAAAATTCCTGATAGCAAAAATTTAAATTCAGGAAAAATCCCTGATAAATTTATAAAAATTGCTATAATTGTTGTAATAAATACTAACATTAATTGTTTTTTAGTTGCAGGGTACATTTTTTCAACAATTGATTTAATATCCATGAGAACTCCGTTTTTTAAATGATAAAGGATTATTGAGAATTATCCGAATTTCGAATAGAATTTTCCGGCACAAGTAATTCAAATCTTGCTCCTTCTCCTCTTTTACCGGTTTCACTTATTTTAATTCCGGTAATTCCTAAAATTTCTCTTGATAGGAAAAGTCCAAAACCTGTATTCATACCATATTCATATGAAAAAATTTTTTCTTTGTCATTGTCCTTAATTCCAACTCCGTCATCCTCACAATATATACAACAATTTCCGTCTCTTTTCTCTGATCTGAATCGTATATAGGTTATTTTATCGCCATACCTGACTGCATTATCTACAAGATTTGAAAAGACTTTCTCAATTAGTGAATCTGCATAAATATCAATATCGTGTGAGATATCGTTTTCAAATCTAATGTCCCCGACATTTATGTGATTTAGAGAATTTCCAACAAGAGTGTGAAGTGAATGCCATTTGGGTGAATACTGGCCAATTTCCTGATAATCTTTTGTAAATTCAATTGTATTTTTTGTTTTTGTTATCATGCCAAAAGCTTTTTCAAGATTTTTACGTGCAGTTTCGGGCTCTTCGTCCCACAGCATATTTGTAATTTCAAGATACCCCTGAAGAGCTGTAAGCTGATTTAATAAATCATGACGGGTAATGCTTGCCATCAGCTGGAGTTTTTTATTTGCTTCTGCAAGGGCATTTTCAACCCGCTTTCTTTCTTTGTTTTCAGCCGATAAATTCTCATTTAAAGAAATTTGATCTGAAAATGCTTTTTTAAGTTCTTCATTCAATGAATTTAGCCTGTCATGAGCTTCTTCTATCTCAGAATTCTTTTTTACGGCAACACTGTATGTAGTGAGAAGGATATTTAAGATCTCATTCTTTCCTGAATTTATCTTGTAATTTTTTCCCAGATAGCTGAAATTAAATGGATTTATAGTTTTATTTTCGTTATTGCTGATAATATCCGGTAATATATCAATTATTAACTTTTGAATATCCTCTTTTTGATAAGGTTTGATTATGAAATAGTCAGCACCGGCTTCAAGCCCTTTTATCAAATCCTCTGCATCAAAAAGCTGTGTTACAAGTATTACAGGTATGTGTGCTGTCTCCTCAGAGGTTTTTATTTTACTGCATAATTCATAGCCATTCATCTCCGGCATTACTATATCTGTCAATATCGCATCTGGCATGAAACTGCCAACTTCCATTAAAGCTTCTGAACCATTGTCGGTGATAAGCACCCTGCATCCTTCTTCTTCAAGAATAAACCGAAGAAACTTTGCCTGAGTCCTGCTGTCTTCAACAACAAGTATTTTCAGAGATTTATTTGAACTATTGTCGGTCATAGATTACTCCAGATTATTTAAAATGCCCAAAGACAGAGATTATATAAATCGGTGAGAGGGGTATCATAAAATGATTATCTGAATGAGAGATGAGAAGTAATATTTTATAAATATATCTTTTTTTTACAAAATATTTTTCTGGTCTGATTCATTCTGAGTTTATTTTTTCAAGATTGTTAACAAAAAATTTCATGATTTTTTAAAGAGAGAGATCAAAATCAAATTTAATTTTTCAAATTTGATTCGAGAAGATTTTTAACAATGCTTATAAAATTATCTTCAGAAAAGCCATCTTTTGTAATGTATGCATTTGCACCGGAGATTAATCCCTGTTTTTTATCTTCAGGGCTGTTAAGTGACGTTATAAGAATAACGGGAATTTTGGAGATTCGGCTTTCACTTCTAATTTTCTCGGTAAGTGTAAAGCCGCTCATTCTGGGCATATCCACATCAGATACGACAAGGTCAAAATCCCAGTTTTCTTTTAATCTTAAAAATGCTTCTGTTCCATCAGAGGCAGTTTCAACATTATGTCCTCTTTTTTTTAGCATATTTAAGATGTATTGTCTTGATGTTACAGAATCCTCCACAACCAGAATTTTAGCATAATGTTTTGGATTGCTATTATAATTTTTAGATTTATTTACTTTCTCTGCTCCCATAACATGTTTTAAGACATATTCTATTAATTCAAGGGGATCTAATACAAGAGCAGGAATACCGTCTCCTAATATAGCAGCACCTGAAATCTTTTTAACATGACGGAGCTGAGTACCAAGACTTCTTACAACAATCTCCTGGACTTTCATAACCTCATCAACAATAAAGCCTATTTCTCCGACTCCATACGCAAGAATTACTACGGAAACTCTTTTTTTACTTTTTTGAACAGATCCTCTGTAATCTTTAATTCCAAGAGCATCAGAGAGTCTGATGACTCCTATCTTATTATCTTCTAATTTTATTGTCTGATGGATTAGATTGTAGTCAAGCAGGTCTGCATCAATATTTGTTACTTTTTTAACATGTTGTTTGGGAAAAACAAATTTCTGTTCACATGCTGAAACAACAAGACCTCTGAAAGTTGCAAGTTTTAAGGGCAGATTAATTGTAAATTCTGTCCCTTTGCCCAATAATGTATTTAATTTAATGTCTCCGTTTAAATGGGAGATAGTATCTGCAACTATTGCAAGACCAATTCCTCTTCCGGATATTTCTGTAATTATATTACTTGTTGTAAGCCCTGATCTGAAAATCAGATCATTTACTTCTTCCTCAGAAATTTGAGAGGCTTTTTTGTCAGTTATGATTCCTGTTTCAACAGCTTTTAATTTAATCATATTGCTGTGGATACCCCTTCCATCATCAGATATTTTTATTCCGACCTTGCTTCCTGAAAGAGTGTATATTTTTATTTTTATCTCACCTGATGGGGGTTTCCCTGCCTTAATTCTTTCCTGTGGGTCTTCAATTCCATGATCTATGCTGTTTCTTATAAGATGCATCATGGGATCTTTTAATGATTCAAGAATACGCCTGTCAATCTCAATTTTTCCACCTTCAACTTTTAAATTTACTTCTTTTCCAAGACTCTTTGAAATATCTCGAATATATTCAGGAAATGATTTAATCATTGAATTGAAGGGTAATAGAACAGCATCATGAATTAGATCAGAAATCTCGGATGTTGTTGTTTCAAGTTCAGATCTGTCAAGTTCAGAAGCCCTTATATGTCTTGATAAATGATGTTCCAGATCAGTTACAAATTCCCTGTTAAAATCCAGAAATTTTATTACATTTAAAAAACTTTTTTCAAATAAGGGAGGCAGACCTGAAAATTCAGATGAATTTGACAATTCACGTATTTTGTACATTTCATCAAATATCTGACCGTCATTCCAGTGCCATTTCTCAAATCCGGAGATTAAATTTTCAAGTTCTTTAATTCTCTGGGTAAAAGAAAGTCTTACTGTTAAAAGGTCATCTGATCCTAAAATCAGCCTGTCCAGTTTTTCTGATGCAATACGAACAGTACTTTTTTTGGAATCTGTTATATCCGGGCTTTTTGTTTTTCCAGAATATGTATCTATATTCCTGTCGAAGGTACGGTAAGAGAAAGAGTCTTTGTTATCTGAAATGTTTTTATAGGAATTTTTCTCATTATCTTCAAAGACTGAGGCTTTAGAGGCTGTATCTGAAAAATTATTTTTCAAAGATTTGTCATAAATTTTATCTGTTTCAATATTATCAGATACATCGTTTTTTCCAGTAAAAATATCATAATTTTCAGTTTTATCTTTTTTTTTGGCAGACAAATCCTTCAGTTCTACAATTATCCCTGAAAAAGAACCTTCATCATCATTTTCTGACAGTTTTGATCTTACATATTTTATCGACTGATAAAAAGTATCAAAGGCCTTATCATCAGCTTCAAATTCATCTTTTAACATTGCAGAAAATATATTTTCCAGATTTTGGCATATTGATACAATCTGTGGTATATTTACAGCACGAGCCGCACCTTTTAAACTGTGAGTCTTTCGATAGATATTTTCAACAATATCCATATGTTTTTTTATATCAGATTTTTCAAGGACAATGAGTCCCTGAGATATATCCTCAAGGTACTCAAAAGCCTCTTCCCTGAAAGTCTCAAGCAGTTGTTTTCGGAAGATATCATCAGTTTCTTTAGTCATAGAACTATTCTATACGCGGAATTTTTCTGTAATATTCTTAAGTCTTGTACCAAGTTCATGAAGGTCTTCTGCGGTTTTTTCAGCCTGACGTGTGATTTCAAGATTTTTCTGTGCAGCATCCCGAATATTTACCATAGCAGTAGATATTTGATCCATTCCGGAAACCTGCTCTTGTATTGAAGATGCACTTTCAATTGAAGCTTTTGATGAATCTGCAATAGATCCTGCAAGAACCTCGATTGCCTCGGAAGCTTCACGGGCGAGAGATACAGCATCAGATACCGATTTGTTGCCCTGCTCTGTTGATACAACTGTTGATGAAACGCCTCTTTGAATATCAGTAAGAATTGTTCTTATCTTTGATGTAGCCTGTTTGGACTGTTCTGCAAGATCATGAATCTCATGAGCAACAACTGCAAAACCTCTTCCAAGTTCGCCAGCTTTTGCGGCTTCAATGGATGCGTTCACAGCAAGCAGATTTGATCTCTCAGAGATATCTGTAACCGTTGCAATAATCTCACCTATAGCCTGGCTCTGTTCAGAGAGTTTGATAACATTGAGTCCCACCTGATTCATCTGTCTTTGAATCTGATTCATTCCGTCAAGGATTTCTTTTACTGACTTCTGGCCGTCAATAGAAACTTCTATTGCTTTCATTGCCTTTTCTGAAACAGATTGCGTTTTCAAACTGACCAGATCCGTTTTTTTCCTTACAAGCTCTACTGTATCTGATGTTGAATTAACAGTAGTTGCAGTCTGCATACTGGCAGATGAAAGCTGATTTGTGACTTCCAAAATATCACTTGATGCAGATGAAAGGACTGATACACCTTCATAAATCTCTTCTGATATAAGTTTCATGAGACGTGACAATTCAATACCAATTGTGTTTAAGGCATCACGGTATGCAATAAAATCTCCGGCAACAGGGATTTTTTCATCAAATCTTGCTGTGAAATCTCCGGATGCATAATATCTTGCAAGACGCATCGCTTCATTTACAGGTTCTGTTATTGACTCAAGAGTTTTGTTAAAACCCGCAATAATCATCTTATATCCGCCTCTGAACTCTTTTTCATTGCCTCTTACAGATAAATCTCCTGCCCTTGCAGCATCTGTCATTTTTATTGTTTCTTTGTGAAGGTGATCAAGAGACTGCATCATCATCTTTAGTGCAGGGCGGATTTCATCATTTTCATCAGTAACAGGAAAATCTTTAATATATTCTCCCCTGGCAATGCTTTTGATATTTCCTACAATATTCACCTGAAGGTCATCGGCAAATTCATCCATTGTCCTTGCCATAACACCTATTTCATCCTTTCTGCGGGTATTAAGTCTGGTGGATAAATGTCCGTTTCTTAAGTCCTTAATCATCTCGACAACCTGTTGAAGAGGCTCTGAAATAGAGCGTCCAAAGGTAACTGCAATAAAAACTCCTATGCAGATAAAAATTGCACAAACAATAACAATACTATTTCGAATAGTTTCAATAGGCCCTGTAAAATCATTTAAATCTGCTCTTGAAATTATAAACCAGTCAAGAGGTTCATAATAGACATAAGCATCAAAATAATTGTTTTCTTCATCCTCACGAACAAAGCCTCCTTCCCTGTTGTCAAGCATATCATGGAAATATATTTGATCAGAGATATTCTGGCCTTCCATTGTCGGGTGCACCAAAACATTTCCGGCACTGTCAACAACATACATAAAACCGTTTGTTCCAACAACAGTATTTTTTATACTATCTTTAACAACTGCCAGGGTTTCTCCTTCTTCTGTTCCAACAAATAAAATCCCAATTATATCTCCGTTTATGTCGCGAATTGGCTCATAGGCTGTTACATAGTTGACGCCAAAAAGCTCTCTTTTGCCATAATATGTTTCACCATTATTTACAGTAACATCATAAACATTTTCTGTAAGACGTGTTCCTACAGCCCTCGAACCATCTGTATCTTTGACATTTGTTGATATTCGTATTGCATAACTGTCATTGAAAACCTGGAATATTGTGGCCGCTCCCCCGACAAGATCCTGCACCTGATCTACTATCTGAAAATTATCATTGGCAACATATTTTTCACCTGTATCTGTAGTTAAGACCATCTTGCCGTCAATAATCTCAGGTTTTCCTTTTTCATAAAAATTCTGTCTTAGAACGTTTAGATCACTATTTACTTTATTGATTGTCAGTTTGTAAACATCATTGGTCCACCCTTTCATATCATTGACCTGGGTTGTCAGAAGAGTTTCAGTTTCCTCGTTGATAACACCGCTTGAACTGGAGTATGCAACAATTCCTATTGAAAGTGAGGGCAGAATAGATAAAAACAGACAGATTACTAAAATCTTTGTTCCTACTTTCATATTTGAAAAAAAATCAGCCATTTAACCAGACCTCCGCTACATTATAAAAATCTGAATTTTTTATAGATTATTATTCCAATCTATTCATAGGATTAATAATTCTTTCTTTTTACATTAAAATCTTCATAAAAAAAAAGATTTTATTTTTAATCATCAATAATCATATCATGTGATAAAAGAAGAGCTTCTGCATCAAAGACAATTAAAGAATCATCAACTATCCCTTTTATGTATTTTCTAATATCGGCGTTGTATCTGATATCATCACTTTCCTTTATTTTTTTAGCAGGAATTGTTCCAACATCTGTAATATAATCTGCGAGTATTCCAAAAGTGATTTGTCCATTTGTTAAAACAATTACAATATTTAAATCTGTAATTCCTGTGCTTGGAAGAGAAAAAAATTTCCTTAAATCAACAAGAGAGATTATTTCGCCTCTTAGAGCGTAAATGCCTGATATGTATTCCGGAACACCAGGAACAGGTGTTAATCTGTCATAAATTAAAACTTCCCGAATATATTTCATTTCAAATGCATATTCTTTATACATTATTCTGAAACGAAGAAGATCAATTGTTTCATCCTCCCATGATTCTGTCTGACTTTTTGCAATCTGTTTGCTTCTATTATCCAGGATTTTTTTTATCTCTTTAGGCGTTATAGATTTTTCATCCGATGTGTAGAACTGTGCCAGATTCTGTTTGAGATTTTCTTTTTTTGGGATAATTAATTCATTACTGTTTTTTGACTGCAAAGAGTCGTTATAAGTGTCAGAATCAACTATCTCTTTATAGTTCATAGAAGATTGGTTATTTTTAATATATTTGATATTATTTCTATTTTTAATCATTTCATATTCAGGCATATTTAAAAGATTTTTAAACATTCCCATACTTCCATATCTGATGAATCTCCCGGGTTCTTCTATTAACAGTATAACGCCTGTGGCCAAATCTCCTATGTATATTTTTAGACCATTATTATCATACTTTATGTGTTCTTCGCTTTTTTTATGATTTTTTTCTGTTAGTAAATCTTCTCTTCCATATACTCCGATTATACTTCTGACCCATAATGAGGAATGCCTGAATTGTTCATTTGAACCACTGTCAATTATTATCAGGTTGTCAGTTGTTGAAGGCTTTGCTACCTGTTCTCCAAAAAAATTAATGATTGAATATACCGGGATTTCTTCACCATGATATGAAAAAAAGCCTTCAATCTCTCTTGAAATATCATCATTTGATTTTGATGAGGATTCATCGTTAGTTTTAGATTTTTGAGTTATATCCAGCATTCTTAGAACAAATGTAATCTTTGAAAGAGGAATTGCGCAGAGCAGATCTCCGGCTATGAACAATAGTACGTGATCTGTTAAATCTTCCGGCATTATTTGCTTAAGATTTTTTAGAGATTGTGAGTAAGGCATATTCTAATTGAGTTATTGACTTTTCATTTAATAAATTTTAGTGAATGTAAAAAAAAAGAAAAATCCCATTAAATTCTCTGATTAAAAAATACAACATATATAACTTTTAAAATTAAAATTTATCCTGTAAATCAACTTAGATTTTTATGATGGACTTTTATGATTCATTTTTTTAGAAGTGTTTTAAAAAAATTACTGCAATTTAAATTGCAGTTTTTGATTAAATTTATTAGAGGATTTATCCGTCTGAAATTTGTTTGAACAACAAACAAACCCATCAGTGATAAATTATGGTTGCCAGATAAAAATCTGACAGTTTTTGATTTGGGTTCAGGATATTGTGTACAACTTAGTTTTTACTAAATATGTTAAAAATCTGGTCATCACCAGTGTCATTTAGACGTTTTCTCTCAAC
The genomic region above belongs to Methanomicrobium antiquum and contains:
- a CDS encoding GNAT family N-acetyltransferase, producing MKESNARMNLTDTGKPQTSGKKGIIPDIRELKSSEFIKANTIWTDYHETTGDPKTDRIFGVFLGSQLVSVARCRKHPDKPSISYEVDGVFTPEEFRKRGYAHLAVSALVEACHNDTLYMYSVKHLTDFYSVYGFKELPEKDLPEGVRKRYSWALGNMEGANVVPMKREATPYIE
- a CDS encoding PAS domain S-box protein, with amino-acid sequence MYFISVPDFAQGTDISKNFLKISGAFSFLFVGFLVSYLSSNLRHSENLLNDIIESLPDATFIIDKSGTVTAWNKAAEKLTNVKKSEIIGKNNYEHSLVIYGDRIPMLVDYIVSEEKGIEKQYPDYKNEDGRYSAEVRIPHFRDQSGIYLNLSSVAVKDESGKKIAGIESMRDITDIIMTESALSNTSKKLNTLSGIIRTDLSKKLAVLYGTLRLGTLRFNDPDVISFIEEVKKSADGIERQLGISRGFRAIGTKPPTWISVQNAANEAAEKVDLKKIYFKPWTERLEVFADPNFSKALYHLIDNSANLAGDVTKIIITYQLSPDGCTLIYEDNGPGIPETDKEELLKRDSDESYGRGLFLMQDIISITKISIKETGIPGKGARFELSIPSEGYRII
- a CDS encoding hybrid sensor histidine kinase/response regulator; protein product: MTDNSSNKSLKILVVEDSRTQAKFLRFILEEEGCRVLITDNGSEALMEVGSFMPDAILTDIVMPEMNGYELCSKIKTSEETAHIPVILVTQLFDAEDLIKGLEAGADYFIIKPYQKEDIQKLIIDILPDIISNNENKTINPFNFSYLGKNYKINSGKNEILNILLTTYSVAVKKNSEIEEAHDRLNSLNEELKKAFSDQISLNENLSAENKERKRVENALAEANKKLQLMASITRHDLLNQLTALQGYLEITNMLWDEEPETARKNLEKAFGMITKTKNTIEFTKDYQEIGQYSPKWHSLHTLVGNSLNHINVGDIRFENDISHDIDIYADSLIEKVFSNLVDNAVRYGDKITYIRFRSEKRDGNCCIYCEDDGVGIKDNDKEKIFSYEYGMNTGFGLFLSREILGITGIKISETGKRGEGARFELLVPENSIRNSDNSQ
- a CDS encoding hybrid sensor histidine kinase/response regulator; this translates as MTKETDDIFRKQLLETFREEAFEYLEDISQGLIVLEKSDIKKHMDIVENIYRKTHSLKGAARAVNIPQIVSICQNLENIFSAMLKDEFEADDKAFDTFYQSIKYVRSKLSENDDEGSFSGIIVELKDLSAKKKDKTENYDIFTGKNDVSDNIETDKIYDKSLKNNFSDTASKASVFEDNEKNSYKNISDNKDSFSYRTFDRNIDTYSGKTKSPDITDSKKSTVRIASEKLDRLILGSDDLLTVRLSFTQRIKELENLISGFEKWHWNDGQIFDEMYKIRELSNSSEFSGLPPLFEKSFLNVIKFLDFNREFVTDLEHHLSRHIRASELDRSELETTTSEISDLIHDAVLLPFNSMIKSFPEYIRDISKSLGKEVNLKVEGGKIEIDRRILESLKDPMMHLIRNSIDHGIEDPQERIKAGKPPSGEIKIKIYTLSGSKVGIKISDDGRGIHSNMIKLKAVETGIITDKKASQISEEEVNDLIFRSGLTTSNIITEISGRGIGLAIVADTISHLNGDIKLNTLLGKGTEFTINLPLKLATFRGLVVSACEQKFVFPKQHVKKVTNIDADLLDYNLIHQTIKLEDNKIGVIRLSDALGIKDYRGSVQKSKKRVSVVILAYGVGEIGFIVDEVMKVQEIVVRSLGTQLRHVKKISGAAILGDGIPALVLDPLELIEYVLKHVMGAEKVNKSKNYNSNPKHYAKILVVEDSVTSRQYILNMLKKRGHNVETASDGTEAFLRLKENWDFDLVVSDVDMPRMSGFTLTEKIRSESRISKIPVILITSLNSPEDKKQGLISGANAYITKDGFSEDNFISIVKNLLESNLKN
- a CDS encoding methyl-accepting chemotaxis protein; the protein is MADFFSNMKVGTKILVICLFLSILPSLSIGIVAYSSSSGVINEETETLLTTQVNDMKGWTNDVYKLTINKVNSDLNVLRQNFYEKGKPEIIDGKMVLTTDTGEKYVANDNFQIVDQVQDLVGGAATIFQVFNDSYAIRISTNVKDTDGSRAVGTRLTENVYDVTVNNGETYYGKRELFGVNYVTAYEPIRDINGDIIGILFVGTEEGETLAVVKDSIKNTVVGTNGFMYVVDSAGNVLVHPTMEGQNISDQIYFHDMLDNREGGFVREDEENNYFDAYVYYEPLDWFIISRADLNDFTGPIETIRNSIVIVCAIFICIGVFIAVTFGRSISEPLQQVVEMIKDLRNGHLSTRLNTRRKDEIGVMARTMDEFADDLQVNIVGNIKSIARGEYIKDFPVTDENDEIRPALKMMMQSLDHLHKETIKMTDAARAGDLSVRGNEKEFRGGYKMIIAGFNKTLESITEPVNEAMRLARYYASGDFTARFDEKIPVAGDFIAYRDALNTIGIELSRLMKLISEEIYEGVSVLSSASSDILEVTNQLSSASMQTATTVNSTSDTVELVRKKTDLVSLKTQSVSEKAMKAIEVSIDGQKSVKEILDGMNQIQRQMNQVGLNVIKLSEQSQAIGEIIATVTDISERSNLLAVNASIEAAKAGELGRGFAVVAHEIHDLAEQSKQATSKIRTILTDIQRGVSSTVVSTEQGNKSVSDAVSLAREASEAIEVLAGSIADSSKASIESASSIQEQVSGMDQISTAMVNIRDAAQKNLEITRQAEKTAEDLHELGTRLKNITEKFRV
- a CDS encoding chemotaxis protein CheW encodes the protein MPEDLTDHVLLFIAGDLLCAIPLSKITFVLRMLDITQKSKTNDESSSKSNDDISREIEGFFSYHGEEIPVYSIINFFGEQVAKPSTTDNLIIIDSGSNEQFRHSSLWVRSIIGVYGREDLLTEKNHKKSEEHIKYDNNGLKIYIGDLATGVILLIEEPGRFIRYGSMGMFKNLLNMPEYEMIKNRNNIKYIKNNQSSMNYKEIVDSDTYNDSLQSKNSNELIIPKKENLKQNLAQFYTSDEKSITPKEIKKILDNRSKQIAKSQTESWEDETIDLLRFRIMYKEYAFEMKYIREVLIYDRLTPVPGVPEYISGIYALRGEIISLVDLRKFFSLPSTGITDLNIVIVLTNGQITFGILADYITDVGTIPAKKIKESDDIRYNADIRKYIKGIVDDSLIVFDAEALLLSHDMIIDD